The Kroppenstedtia pulmonis genome has a segment encoding these proteins:
- a CDS encoding glycerophosphodiester phosphodiesterase family protein, which yields MGSWIGRWIAAFLIGSGIWAFLVSGDKVDGMAPTPGEIWNIAHRGASGHAPESTLPAFMLADKMGADWIELDVQMTRDGHLVALHDDQVDRTTNGKGPVRNFTLAELKQLDAGTWFGKKYPRRWKPEYQGTSIPTLEEVLTQMGNRVRYCLEIKENSAGPRLEGKLLELLKQHGLWNPAQPGNRVVIQSFDRQTLKRLHHQAPEITLIQLIHFREARSVSPKLLREVQVYAEGIGYHHRQMDRDDVRRAQSHGLRIHPYTVNRKKDMRRLIRWGVDGICTNYPDRLQRVLKESAS from the coding sequence ATGGGGAGTTGGATTGGGCGGTGGATAGCCGCTTTCTTGATTGGAAGTGGGATCTGGGCTTTTTTAGTCAGTGGTGACAAGGTGGATGGGATGGCCCCCACTCCGGGAGAGATTTGGAACATTGCCCACCGGGGAGCATCAGGTCATGCGCCGGAGTCTACTCTGCCTGCCTTTATGCTGGCGGATAAAATGGGGGCGGATTGGATCGAGTTGGATGTGCAGATGACCCGGGATGGCCACCTCGTCGCTCTCCATGATGATCAGGTGGACCGAACCACCAACGGCAAAGGACCGGTACGGAATTTTACTCTGGCAGAGTTGAAACAACTGGATGCAGGAACCTGGTTCGGGAAGAAATATCCCCGTCGGTGGAAACCCGAATACCAGGGGACTTCCATCCCTACACTGGAAGAAGTATTGACACAGATGGGTAATCGGGTTCGTTATTGCCTGGAAATTAAGGAGAACAGTGCCGGACCCCGGTTAGAGGGAAAGCTCCTGGAATTATTGAAACAACATGGTTTATGGAACCCTGCTCAACCGGGAAACCGGGTGGTGATCCAATCCTTTGACCGACAAACTTTGAAGCGATTGCACCATCAAGCTCCGGAAATAACTTTGATTCAGTTGATCCACTTTCGGGAGGCCCGTTCTGTCTCCCCTAAATTGTTACGAGAGGTTCAGGTTTATGCCGAGGGGATCGGATACCATCATCGGCAGATGGATCGGGATGATGTCCGACGGGCTCAAAGCCATGGATTGCGCATTCATCCCTATACGGTAAATCGAAAGAAAGACATGCGCCGGCTGATCCGTTGGGGAGTGGATGGAATATGCACCAATTACCCGGACCGTTTGCAAAGGGTATTGAAAGAATCCGCTTCCTGA
- the lysS gene encoding lysine--tRNA ligase, translating to MSQEEERNELLQIRRDKLDTLRERGIDPFGGKFQRTHHAKEILETFGEKSKEELEELNQSVIIAGRLVAKRKQGKASFAHLQDQSGRIQIYVRKDQVGEEQYETFTTADLGDWLGVAGKVFKTNRGETSVKAETVTFLSKSLRPLPEKFHGLKDVELRYRKRYLDLVMNPEVKETFVIRSRIISAIRRYLNDQGYLEVETPTLHSIPGGAAARPFVTHHNALDMELYMRIALELHLKRLVIGGIEKVYEIGRVFRNEGVSTRHNPEFTMLELYEAYADFRDIMDLTEGIIIHAAKEVLGTETIQYAGEEIRLTGPWARKTMVELVQEHTGVDFSQPLTDEEARNLAKEHGVQITPAMTFGHILNEFFEQKVEEKLIQPTFVYGHPVEISPLARKNAEDPRFTDRFELFIVGREHANAFTELNDPVDQRERFEAQVKEKSQGNDEAHPMDEDFLEALEYGMPPTGGLGIGIDRLVMLLTDSPSIRDVLLFPAMRKTD from the coding sequence ATGAGCCAAGAAGAAGAACGCAATGAATTGTTACAAATTCGCCGGGATAAGCTGGACACCCTGCGGGAAAGAGGAATTGACCCCTTTGGCGGCAAGTTCCAACGTACTCACCATGCCAAGGAAATTTTGGAGACCTTTGGGGAGAAGTCCAAAGAGGAGTTGGAAGAGCTTAACCAGTCGGTGATCATCGCCGGACGGCTGGTTGCCAAGCGGAAGCAGGGGAAAGCATCCTTTGCCCATTTACAGGATCAGAGCGGACGGATCCAGATTTATGTCCGGAAGGATCAAGTCGGGGAGGAACAGTATGAAACCTTTACGACGGCAGATCTCGGGGACTGGCTGGGAGTGGCGGGGAAGGTGTTTAAAACCAACCGGGGGGAGACCAGTGTCAAGGCAGAAACCGTCACCTTTCTGAGCAAATCCCTCCGCCCGTTGCCGGAAAAATTCCATGGCCTGAAAGATGTGGAGCTCCGCTACCGGAAACGCTACCTGGATCTGGTGATGAATCCGGAAGTGAAGGAAACCTTTGTTATCCGGAGCCGGATTATCAGTGCTATTCGCCGTTACTTAAACGATCAGGGATACCTGGAAGTGGAGACCCCCACCCTGCACAGTATTCCTGGAGGAGCGGCTGCCCGGCCTTTTGTTACCCATCACAACGCCTTGGACATGGAGCTATACATGCGAATTGCTCTGGAACTCCATCTGAAGCGTCTGGTGATCGGCGGGATTGAAAAAGTATACGAAATCGGTCGGGTTTTCCGCAATGAAGGAGTCTCCACCCGACACAATCCGGAGTTTACCATGCTGGAGCTGTATGAGGCTTATGCCGATTTCCGGGATATCATGGACCTGACAGAGGGAATCATTATCCATGCCGCCAAAGAGGTACTGGGAACGGAAACGATCCAGTATGCCGGGGAAGAGATCCGATTGACGGGTCCCTGGGCCCGGAAGACCATGGTGGAACTGGTTCAGGAACATACCGGAGTCGACTTCAGCCAGCCCCTGACAGATGAAGAAGCCCGGAACCTGGCCAAGGAACACGGGGTCCAAATCACGCCGGCTATGACCTTCGGCCATATTTTGAATGAGTTTTTCGAGCAAAAGGTGGAAGAAAAATTGATCCAGCCCACCTTTGTCTACGGTCATCCGGTGGAAATCTCCCCATTGGCCCGTAAAAATGCTGAAGATCCCCGGTTTACCGATCGGTTTGAACTTTTCATCGTCGGTCGGGAGCACGCCAATGCCTTTACGGAACTGAATGACCCTGTGGATCAACGGGAGCGCTTCGAAGCCCAGGTGAAGGAAAAAAGCCAGGGGAATGACGAAGCCCACCCCATGGATGAAGACTTTTTGGAAGCCCTGGAGTACGGGATGCCCCCCACCGGCGGACTGGGGATCGGAATCGACCGCCTGGTGATGCTCCTGACTGACAGTCCTTCTATCCGGGATGTCTTGCTCTTCCCCGCCATGCGCAAAACGGATTAA
- a CDS encoding zeta toxin family protein, with product MSQACLTVFAGPNGSGKSTLTQKLLDTGIDFGHLLDPDAIARRINPENIRKAALEAARETIQRQRSYLRSRDSFALETTLSGKRETRLIQDAKERGYAITLFYIALNDPRLNIQRVAERVAQGGHNVPTEDILRRYERSMNHLPQAVFLADHVRIYDNSGPTYQKLLAIHKKKVIFCEKSLPDWLERRMPEFRFA from the coding sequence TTGAGCCAAGCCTGTTTAACCGTTTTTGCAGGTCCAAATGGATCCGGGAAGAGCACTCTTACGCAAAAGTTGTTGGACACAGGGATAGACTTTGGACACTTATTAGATCCAGATGCCATAGCCCGACGAATAAACCCAGAAAATATACGGAAGGCAGCTTTGGAAGCTGCCAGGGAAACGATTCAACGACAAAGATCCTATTTGCGTTCCAGAGACAGTTTTGCCCTTGAGACGACACTCAGTGGCAAAAGAGAAACACGTCTGATCCAAGATGCCAAAGAGAGGGGCTATGCCATCACTTTATTTTACATAGCCTTGAATGATCCTCGCCTCAACATACAAAGAGTAGCGGAACGGGTTGCTCAGGGTGGACATAATGTTCCGACTGAAGATATTCTTCGACGTTATGAGCGCAGCATGAATCATTTACCGCAAGCCGTTTTCCTTGCGGATCATGTAAGAATCTACGACAACTCAGGCCCCACCTATCAAAAACTGTTGGCGATTCATAAAAAAAAGGTCATCTTTTGTGAAAAAAGCCTTCCTGATTGGTTGGAACGACGAATGCCGGAGTTTCGTTTTGCCTGA
- a CDS encoding HYD1 signature containing ADP-ribosyltransferase family protein, translating into MGKRETLYHYTNEQGFNGILSLQKLNPSLKEGGRRGDARYGDGVYVTDIKPGEKLEELSRELVNNPRQGHRFTHYIEIDVTNLEIKRGKLENTITNDKSIRNENDILMEVRNERDGISNNLSRTQGIEK; encoded by the coding sequence TTGGGGAAAAGGGAAACATTATATCACTATACAAACGAACAGGGATTTAATGGGATTCTATCATTACAAAAGTTAAATCCATCTCTGAAGGAAGGCGGACGGCGCGGAGATGCTCGTTATGGAGATGGGGTATACGTAACGGATATTAAGCCTGGTGAAAAGTTAGAAGAACTATCGAGGGAATTGGTTAACAACCCCCGTCAAGGACATCGATTCACCCATTACATAGAAATCGATGTCACTAACTTAGAAATAAAAAGGGGAAAACTAGAAAACACTATAACAAATGATAAGTCCATCAGAAATGAAAATGATATCTTAATGGAGGTACGAAACGAAAGAGATGGCATCTCCAATAATTTAAGCAGAACCCAAGGAATAGAAAAATAA